In one window of Macadamia integrifolia cultivar HAES 741 chromosome 2, SCU_Mint_v3, whole genome shotgun sequence DNA:
- the LOC122091514 gene encoding gibberellin 3-beta-dioxygenase 1-like codes for MGSLTEAPRTNLPNSGHLAPPDFLSLKDVPDSYSWPQIDFNSSVGLNDPLVSVPVVDLTQPNVVKLVGRACQEWGAFQVINHGIPMGLIKDTESEARRLFSLPTEQKHKALRPPDGSTGYGLARITAYFDKKMWHEGFTMMGSPVEDASKLWPEKYKSFCDVMEEYQKEMKKLTGRLRRLILASLGLTTEEDLMLAGLGPSGEFTEGCITPLQLNSYPSCPNPNRAMGLAPHTDTSIFTILYQGDISGLQIFRDGVQWVTVPPVPGAFVVNAGDLLHILSNGRYTAAVHRVLVNQAYSRISIAYFYIPTPNTQIKPFSNLLEQGDFPRYRTVSCGEYISTKAKNQGKALSVISNMEQIENHENH; via the exons ATGGGTTCCCTCACAGAAGCCCCTAGAACAAATCTTCCCAATTCAGGCCACCTCGCTCCTCCAGACTTCCTGTCGCTGAAAGATGTCCCAGACTCATACTCATGGCCTCAGATTGATTTCAACTCCTCTGTGGGCTTGAATGATCCACTAGTATCTGTACCTGTTGTGGATCTTACCCAGCCTAATGTTGTCAAGCTGGTGGGCCGTGCATGCCAAGAATGGGGTGCTTTCCAAGTCATTAACCATGGTATCCCCATGGGCCTAATAAAGGATACTGAGTCTGAGGCCCGACGCCTATTCTCCCTTCCAACTGAACAAAAGCACAAGGCGCTCCGTCCTCCTGATGGATCCACCGGCTATGGCCTTGCTCGTATCACAGCCTACTTCGACAAGAAGATGTGGCATGAGGGCTTCACCATGATGGGGTCCCCTGTCGAAGATGCCAGCAAGCTTTGGCCTGAAAAGTACAAAAGCTTCTG TGATGTAATGGAGGAGTACCAAaaggagatgaagaagctaaCCGGGAGGTTAAGGAGGCTGATACTTGCATCATTGGGCTTGACTACAGAAGAAGATTTAATGTTGGCTGGGCTCGGCCCATCAGGTGAATTCACTGAAGGCTGCATCACTCCTCTCCAGCTGAACTCATACCCTTCCTGCCCCAACCCAAACCGGGCCATGGGTCTAGCACCACACACAGATACATCCATATTCACCATTCTGTACCAAGGTGATATAAGTGGTCTTCAGATCTTCAGGGATGGAGTTCAATGGGTGACAGTGCCACCAGTGCCCGGAGCTTTCGTCGTCAATGCCGGTGATCTTCTCCACATTCTTTCTAATGGCAGGTACACAGCCGCAGTCCATCGAGTGCTTGTGAACCAGGCTTACAGTAGGATCTCCATTGCTTACTTCTATATTCCAACACCCAATACTCAGATCAAGCCTTTCTCCAACCTGCTTGAACAGGGCGATTTCCCTCGCTATCGTACGGTGTCGTGTGGAGAGTATATCAGCACCAAGGCCAAGAATCAGGGCAAGGCACTCTCTGTGATTAGCAATATGGAACAAATTGAGAATCATGAGAACCATTAG